A window of Sinimarinibacterium sp. NLF-5-8 genomic DNA:
GAATCAAGGCATGTCGCTGATCGATGCGCTGAAAATCAACGCGCCACCCGGTTACAGCGAGCATCACACCGGGCGCGCGGTGGACATCGGCACGCCCGGCTGTGCGGCGCTGGATGAGGCGTTTGAGCACACCCCCGCATTTGCCTGGCTCAGCGCGCGCGCCGCAGCGTTTGGCTTTGCACTGAGTTACCCACGCAACAACCCGCAAGGGTTTTTATACGAGCCGTGGCATTGGTGTTTTGCGCGCGCGAGTCAGTGAAAGGGCTTAAACCTTGACCCCGGCAAAGTCATGGGCGCTGGGATGGTGGGCAAAGGCGATGGCGCGGTCGTCACGCAGCAGTTGGCAGGTTTTAAGCCCCGCCTCGCGCGCGGCGTCGAGTTCTTCGCCGATGTCGGACAAAAACAGCACTTCTTCACCGAGCAGCGCAAGGGACTCCAAAATCCGCTGATAAGACGCCACTTCGCGCTTGGCGCCGACGCGGGTATCAAAGTAGCCGCTGAACAGCGGGGTTAAATCGCCGTGTTCGGTATGCCCAAAGATGAGCTTTTGCGCGGCAACGGAGCCAGAGGAGTAGACGTAGAGCTTGAGCCCTTGCGCGTGCCATTGGCGCAGGTATTTGGGCGTGTCGGGGTAGACGTGGCCTTTGAGTTCGCCGCTGGCATAGCCTTGCGCCCAGATCAGCCCTTGCAGGGATTTGAGCGGGGTGAGTTTGCGATCTTCGCCAATCCACTGCTCCAGCACGGTGGCGGCTTGATCCGGAGTGAGTTCGCGCGCTTCGATTTGGGCAACGTCATGCAGGATTTGCTGCACCGCTTCGTCTTGTGCATGGGCGCTCAAAAACGCGCGCAAATGGGCTTTGGCGTAGGGGAACAGGGTTTGGTGAACAAAGTCGATCGACGAGGTGGTGCCTTCAATGTCGGTGACAATGGCCTTGATCGCGCTCATGCCGCGGCCTCGTACAGCGGAAAGCGCTCGGCAATGGTATCGCCGGTAAAGTTACCCACCCAGCCGTCAGCAATGCGGAAAAAGCGAATGGCTTTGAAGGTGGGCTTGGGCCCCATGTCAAACCAATGCGTGGTGTTGGCGGGCAGGTTGATGAGATCCCCGCGCGTGCAAACGGTCATGTAAACCTTGCCGCCGCTGCGGATGTAAAACGCGCCGGAGCCGTCCACAAAAAAGCGGGTTTCAAAGTCGCTGTGCGTGTGTTCGGCCAAAAACTTGCCGCGCGCGACCTCGGCTTGTGGGTGATCGGGGTGCATTGACACCACGTCCACGGTGACAAAGCCGTATTTTTGCTTGAGCGCGTCAATCGCCTCTTGGTACGCGGCCATGACTTCTTCGGGCGTGGCGGTGGGCGATAGCGGCTGGTTGGCCTGCCAGCGTTCAAACTCAACGCCAATGCTGGCCAAAGCGTCGCGGATCGGCTCAAAGGTGTCGTGGTGCGCCAGCACGGTGTGGGGATCGTTGTCGGCGTAAATGGTGAGGGTGGTCATGGCATTACTCCTTGAGCATCCGCGCGGATAGCTCGCATTCAAACATGAACTCCAGCGCTTCAACGCGCCAGCGCGCCTGGGCAACGGTTTGTCCCCAGGCATAAAGACCGTGGCCGGCAATCAGGTAGGCCGGGGTTTCGGGAAACGCGCGCAGGTGCTCATCCACCGTTTGCGCCAGTCGCGCGATGTTTTGATCGTTTTCAAACACCGGAATGCTGACGGCAGTGTCGTGGGTGTTGATCCCCGGCAGCAGCTTGAGCAACTCGTATCCGGCCAGACGAATCCCTTCATAGCGGCGCGACAGTACGGTGTTGGCAATCGAGTGCGTGTGCAACACCGCGCCAACCTCATCGCTCCAGCGGTAAAGCTGACAGTGCAGCAAGGTTTCGTAGCTGGCCTTGCGCGCGCCATTGAGCGGCTGGCCGTTGAAGTCAGCGATTAAAAAATCGTCCGCCGTCAGCTCGCCCTTGTGGCAGCCGGAAGCGGTGATCAACTGGGTCTGGGCATCGCGGCGCGCCGAAAAATTGCCGCCGGTGGCCGGCACCCAGCCGCGCTGATGGAACAATTGCCCGGCCTGGATCAACTGCTGCGCGCGCTGCACGTCATCGTCATTCATGGATCACACCAAAAACATCGCGGCCAGGCCGAGGAAGATGAAAAAACCCATGCTGTCGGTAGTGGCGGTCAGAATGATGCTGGCACCACGCGTCGGGTCTGAGCCGAGCCGCTGCAACACAAATGGCGCGAGTACGCCCACCGCAGCGGCCAGCGTCATGTTCAGCGCCAATGCGGCGGCGATCACCATCGCCAGCTTGACATCCATATAAAACAGCCACGTCACCACGCCCAGTGCCATGCCCCAGCCGAGGCCATTAAAAGCGTTGATGGCAACTTCACGAAACAGGATATGCCGAATCTGCGCACCGCCCAAAGGGTTCAACGCCAACCCGCGAATCACCAGCGCAATGGCCTGATTGCCGATGTTGCCGCCGATACTGGCGACGATCGGCATCAGCGTTGCCAGCGCAACCAGGGTGGCGATTTCATCTTCAAACACGCTGATCACGCGCGTGGCCAAAAACGCGGTAAACAGGTTGAGCATCAGCCACGGCCAGCGCCGGCGCGCGCTGGGCAGCACGGGCGAGTACAGGTCTTCGTCGGCTTCGGACAACCCCACCTGATTAAAAGAATCGGCCTGCGCGCGCGCCTGGATTTCGTCCACCACCGCATCCACCGTGAGCCGTCCGACCACTTGCCCATGCAGATTGACCACCGGCGAGGAGATCAGGTCGTACTTTTCAAAGGCATCGATCGCATCGCGGGTGCTGTCGCCGGTGTGAAAGAAGGTCGGCTGCGCATCCATGATCTCGCCCACCAGACTTTCGGGCTCGTTGACCAGCAGATCCGACAGCGACAGCACGCCGCGCAAAATATTGCGCCGATCGACGACGACGAGTTGTTGCGTGTGCTCCGGCAATGCCTTTTTGCGTCGCAGTAGACGCAGCACCGCTTCGAGCGTGGCCTCCTCGCGCACGGTGATGACATCCAGATCCATCATCGCGCCAACGCTGTCCTCGGGGAATGACAGCACCGAACGCACTTCGTCGCGCTCGACCTGATCCAGGCTGGCCAGCACGGCATTGCCGACGCTTTCCGGCAAGCTGCTGAGCAAATCCGCAATATCGTCCGCGTCCAGCGCGCGAATGACGCTGGAGATTTCCAGCGGCGCCATCGCCAGCACCAGTGACCGCCGCACCGTATCGGACGCCTCCAGCAGCACCGCGCCACGCCGGTCTTCCTGCACCAGCGTCCATGCATTGATGCGCGCCTCGGGCGCCAGGCTCTCCATGACAAACGCAATGTCGGCCGGATGCAGTGCCGCCAATCGCTGCGCCAGCACGGTCTGGTGCTGCTGCTCGATCTGCGCAACCACTTCATCCTGCTCCGGCGCATCGCCACGCCGGGCTTCTTCTTTTTCCTGCGCCTGCCGTGACAGCAGGCCAACGATTTCGGCCAGCACCTGCTCCAGATGCCGATGATAGGGCCGGTTGGGGTCCAGTTCCGTTTGGTTCATCAGCGGCTCCAGCTCCTCAGCGTGGGGACACGCCCCGGATAGCGATGATTGGCTCAATCCCAAAAACAAAAAGG
This region includes:
- the mtnC gene encoding acireductone synthase, which translates into the protein MSAIKAIVTDIEGTTSSIDFVHQTLFPYAKAHLRAFLSAHAQDEAVQQILHDVAQIEARELTPDQAATVLEQWIGEDRKLTPLKSLQGLIWAQGYASGELKGHVYPDTPKYLRQWHAQGLKLYVYSSGSVAAQKLIFGHTEHGDLTPLFSGYFDTRVGAKREVASYQRILESLALLGEEVLFLSDIGEELDAAREAGLKTCQLLRDDRAIAFAHHPSAHDFAGVKV
- a CDS encoding acireductone dioxygenase, coding for MTTLTIYADNDPHTVLAHHDTFEPIRDALASIGVEFERWQANQPLSPTATPEEVMAAYQEAIDALKQKYGFVTVDVVSMHPDHPQAEVARGKFLAEHTHSDFETRFFVDGSGAFYIRSGGKVYMTVCTRGDLINLPANTTHWFDMGPKPTFKAIRFFRIADGWVGNFTGDTIAERFPLYEAAA
- a CDS encoding methylthioribulose 1-phosphate dehydratase, with protein sequence MNDDDVQRAQQLIQAGQLFHQRGWVPATGGNFSARRDAQTQLITASGCHKGELTADDFLIADFNGQPLNGARKASYETLLHCQLYRWSDEVGAVLHTHSIANTVLSRRYEGIRLAGYELLKLLPGINTHDTAVSIPVFENDQNIARLAQTVDEHLRAFPETPAYLIAGHGLYAWGQTVAQARWRVEALEFMFECELSARMLKE
- the mgtE gene encoding magnesium transporter, whose translation is MNQTELDPNRPYHRHLEQVLAEIVGLLSRQAQEKEEARRGDAPEQDEVVAQIEQQHQTVLAQRLAALHPADIAFVMESLAPEARINAWTLVQEDRRGAVLLEASDTVRRSLVLAMAPLEISSVIRALDADDIADLLSSLPESVGNAVLASLDQVERDEVRSVLSFPEDSVGAMMDLDVITVREEATLEAVLRLLRRKKALPEHTQQLVVVDRRNILRGVLSLSDLLVNEPESLVGEIMDAQPTFFHTGDSTRDAIDAFEKYDLISSPVVNLHGQVVGRLTVDAVVDEIQARAQADSFNQVGLSEADEDLYSPVLPSARRRWPWLMLNLFTAFLATRVISVFEDEIATLVALATLMPIVASIGGNIGNQAIALVIRGLALNPLGGAQIRHILFREVAINAFNGLGWGMALGVVTWLFYMDVKLAMVIAAALALNMTLAAAVGVLAPFVLQRLGSDPTRGASIILTATTDSMGFFIFLGLAAMFLV